A part of Onthophagus taurus isolate NC chromosome 7, IU_Otau_3.0, whole genome shotgun sequence genomic DNA contains:
- the LOC139430428 gene encoding uncharacterized protein: MNVYVNLFESSISFLNMSRNTSKKYEEVMREFIDIYKENECIWKLKSKDYTNKSLKEEAHKKLVEKLTEVDSNAKKEDVIKKINSLLSCFRKEFKKVTDSKKSGSGFEQVYKPNLWYYELLLFLKDQEIPRESVGFDTPHFFEDTSDVSFVFRLYEGANVCFFFRVNQMGIVMIHKHLSPYLLAIHPISSAKRRRNAKENDNTESLITLVTEKLKKTEEDEFDIIGKNVAEKLRKLPTNIKLFSEKIINDCLFEAQLGTLNRHAYIEIPQQAQSYICPSENFTLTNLQQQRQTSDVTNYINNFQG; this comes from the exons ATGAATGTGTATGTTAATTTATTCGAGTCAAGCATCAGTTTTCTCAACATGTCGCgaaatacatcaaaaaaatatgaggAGGTTATGAGAGAGTTCATTGACAtctataaagaaaatgaatgtatatggaaattaaaatctaaagattatacaaataaaagctTAAAAGAAGAAGCTCACAAGAAATTAGTAGAAAAATTAACTGAAGTTGACTCAAACGCAAAAAAAGaagatgttataaaaaaaataaattctttactTAGTTgctttagaaaagaatttaagaaagttaccgattcaaaaaaatctgGGTCTGGTTTTGAACAGGTATATAAGCCAAATCTTTGGTATTACGAGctcttattgtttttaaaagatCAAGAAATCCCAAGGGAATCGGTAGGATTTGATACACCACATTTTTTTGAGGACACTAGCGAcgtaagttttgtttttcgGTTATATGAAGGTGctaatgtttgttttttttttagggtAAATCAGATGGGAATCGTGATGATCCACAAACATCTAAGTCCGTATCTTCTTGCCATTCATCCAATATCTTCCgctaaaagaagaagaaatgcTAAAGAAAACGACAATACGGAATCGCTAATAACATTAGTAACCGAAAAGCTTAAAAAAACCGAAGAAGACGAATTTGACATAATTGGCAAAAACGTTGCTGAAAAATTGAGGAAACTTCCTACTaatataaagttattttcagaaaaaataataaacgattGTCTTTTTGAGGCACAATTAGGCACCTTAAACAGGCATGCATATATAGAAATCCCACAACAAGCACAATCATATATTTGTCCTAGcgaaaattttacattaaCG AATTTACAACAGCAAAGACAAACCTCTGATGTAactaattatataaataattttcaaggtTAA